A part of Desulfovibrio legallii genomic DNA contains:
- the csm2 gene encoding type III-A CRISPR-associated protein Csm2, translated as MIDYYMDKDKQELNPIWVDEKAREAAESFFSEQGALKSSQLRKFYTNVKSLERQYQAAQGEKKIAFARILPMIKLLKAKSEYALKRKVVPESFKTWLWKNVDSVKDASDFKAFLLHFEAVVGFSAQYTKD; from the coding sequence ATGATTGACTATTACATGGATAAAGACAAGCAGGAGCTAAACCCAATATGGGTGGACGAGAAGGCCCGTGAGGCTGCGGAATCATTTTTCAGCGAGCAGGGCGCGCTTAAATCTTCGCAACTGCGCAAATTCTATACGAACGTGAAATCACTGGAGCGCCAGTATCAGGCGGCCCAGGGCGAGAAGAAAATCGCCTTTGCACGAATTCTGCCCATGATCAAGCTGCTCAAGGCCAAGTCGGAATATGCGCTCAAGCGCAAGGTCGTGCCTGAAAGCTTCAAGACGTGGCTTTGGAAGAATGTGGACAGCGTTAAGGATGCATCTGATTTCAAGGCCTTTCTGCTGCACTTCGAGGCAGTTGTCGGCTTCAGCGCCCAATATACCAAAGACTGA
- the csm3 gene encoding type III-A CRISPR-associated RAMP protein Csm3, translated as MQLQSIRTLTGRIRLHTGLHIGAGKDTVEIGGLDQPIVKDPLTGAPYIPGSSIKGKMRSLLEVGIVMGMSEDTRKFVLDGKPCGCGRPTCPICRLFGAHNDPSKCDPKLGPTRLLVRDAMLCKEDGERFAAGDLPMEIKNENTIHRVNGTAGNPRPLERVPAGVVFDLNIVLKVFEGDDPDNLAQWLFKGLRLIEMDALGGGSSRGSGQVVFENIILDGKPIDLSTINVL; from the coding sequence ATGCAGTTGCAATCCATCCGCACTCTTACGGGCCGAATCCGTCTGCACACCGGCCTGCACATCGGCGCGGGCAAGGACACGGTGGAAATCGGCGGCCTCGACCAGCCTATTGTCAAAGACCCGCTCACCGGCGCGCCCTATATTCCCGGTTCGTCAATCAAGGGCAAGATGCGTTCCCTGTTGGAGGTGGGCATTGTCATGGGCATGAGCGAAGACACCAGAAAATTTGTTCTCGACGGCAAGCCCTGCGGATGCGGAAGGCCTACCTGCCCAATATGCAGGCTTTTCGGCGCGCATAATGATCCGAGCAAATGTGATCCAAAGCTCGGTCCCACGCGTCTGCTGGTGCGCGATGCCATGCTCTGCAAGGAGGATGGGGAGCGTTTCGCGGCCGGGGATTTGCCCATGGAGATCAAGAACGAAAACACCATCCATCGGGTCAACGGCACGGCCGGAAATCCCCGGCCGCTGGAGCGTGTGCCCGCGGGTGTGGTTTTTGATCTGAACATCGTCCTTAAGGTCTTTGAGGGCGATGATCCTGACAATCTGGCGCAGTGGCTCTTCAAGGGGCTCAGGCTCATTGAGATGGATGCTCTTGGGGGCGGCTCTTCGCGCGGCAGCGGCCAGGTCGTGTTCGAGAATATCATCCTGGACGGGAAGCCCATCGACCTCAGCACCATTAACGTCCTCTAA